One part of the Quercus lobata isolate SW786 chromosome 7, ValleyOak3.0 Primary Assembly, whole genome shotgun sequence genome encodes these proteins:
- the LOC115952924 gene encoding fasciclin-like arabinogalactan protein 16: MSAMDSHVYGVSSKLFLTLLFLSLSISYAALPQNPVSKSSSTTQINSNSVLVALLDSHYTELAELVEKALLLQTLEEAVGKHNITIFAPRNEALERELDPEFKRFLLEPGNLKSLQTLLMFHIVPKRIVSKDWPAESSPSFRHPTLSNHHVHLKTHGNRLIDSAEIVRPDDVVRPDGLIHGIERLLIPRSVQEDFNRRRNLRSISAVLPEGAPEVDPRTHRLKKPAAPVPAGAPPVLPIYDALAPGPSLAPAPAPGPGGPHGHFNGMKQVKDFIHTLLHYGGYNEMADILVNLTSLATEMGRLVSEGYVLTVLAPNDEAMAKLTTDQLSEPGAPEQIIYYHIIPEYQTEESMYNAVRRFGKVRYDTLRLPHKVVAQEADGSVKFGQGDGSAYLFDPDIYTDGRISVQGIDGVLFPPEEETMIEKKTGPLVKVVSKPRRGKLLEVACRMLGAVGQESHFSTCQ, encoded by the exons aTGAGCGCCATGGATTCTCATGTCTATGGTGTCTCTTCTAAACTCTTCTTgactcttctctttctttcacttTCCATTTCCTATGCCGCATTGCCTCAAAACCCAGTTTCTAAATCTTCTTCTACTACCCAAATAAACTCAAACTCTGTCCTTGTAGCTCTCTTGGATTCCCATTACACCGAGCTCGCTGAACTCGTTGAAAAAGCCCTTTTACTACAGACTCTTGAGGAAGCTGTAGGGAAACACAACATCACCATCTTCGCCCCCAGAAATGAAGCTCTGGAACGAGAACTCGACCCAGAGTTCAAACGCTTTTTACTCGAGCCAGGCAACCTCAAGTCCCTCCAAACTCTCCTCATGTTCCACATTGTCCCAAAACGAATCGTCTCCAAAGACTGGCCCGCCGAGTCCTCACCCTCGTTTCGCCACCCAACTCTCTCGAACCACCACGTGCATTTGAAGACTCACGGGAACCGACTCATAGACTCTGCCGAGATTGTTCGGCCCGACGACGTGGTTCGACCCGACGGGCTAATCCACGGGATCGAACGCCTCTTGATTCCTCGATCCGTGCAAGAAGACTTCAACCGGAGAAGAAATCTACGGTCCATCTCCGCTGTTTTGCCGGAAGGCGCACCGGAGGTGGACCCCAGAACTCACCGGTTGAAGAAGCCGGCAGCACCGGTTCCGGCTGGTGCCCCACCGGTGCTGCCGATTTACGACGCACTGGCCCCGGGGCCTTCTCTAGCTCCGGCACCGGCACCAGGCCCTGGTGGCCCCCATGGCCACTTCAATGGTATGAAGCAAGTCAAGGACTTTATCCACACACTCTTACATTACGGTGGCTACAATGAAATGGCAGATATTCTAGTCAATTTAACCTCTTTAGCAACCGAGATGGGTCGATTGGTTTCAGAGGGGTATGTATTGACGGTTTTGGCACCCAATGACGAAGCCATGGCTAAGCTAACCACGGACCAGTTGAGTGAGCCTGGTGCACCGGAGCAGATTATATATTACCATATCATACCGGAGTATCAGACTGAGGAGAGTATGTACAATGCAGTGAGGAGGTTCGGGAAGGTCCGGTACGATACTCTGCGGTTACCACATAAGGTTGTGGCTCAAGAGGCTGATGGGTCTGTGAAATTCGGGCAAGGAGATGGGTCGGCTTACTTGTTTGACCCGGATATTTACACCGATGGTCGAATTTCGGTGCAAGGGATTGATGGGGTTTTGTTCCCACCGGAGGAGGAGACCATGATTGAGAAGAAAACAGGTCCACTTGTTAAGGTTGTCTCCAAGCCCAGGAGAG GGAAGTTGCTAGAAGTAGCGTGTAGAATGCTTGGAGCTGTTGGACAGGAATCTCATTTCTCTACTTGTCAATGA